In Streptomyces sp. NBC_00483, a single window of DNA contains:
- the efeB gene encoding iron uptake transporter deferrochelatase/peroxidase subunit — protein sequence MHTHHEERAAMADDETSNSPSPSRRSLLTVGGAGLALGAAAAGGAVALARSDDGSDMQPAGEAGGAVPFHGAHQAGIATAVQDRLHFAAFDVKTADREEFVQLLKDWTKAAARMTEGHTVGEGAYGGLVEAPPDDTGEALGLQPSRLTLTIGFGPSLFEKHGKALGIADRRPEALVDLPKFPGENLERTRSGGDLCVQACADDPQVAVHAIRNLARIGMGKVAIRWSQLGFGKTSSTTPDAQTPRNLMGFKDGTRNIAGTEKGRLAKHVWVDSPGDGAGWMKGGSYLVARRIRMNVETWDRTSLQEQEDVFGRDKGVGAPVGKAKERDEPFLKAMKPDAHVRLAHPDSNHGATLLRRGYSFTDGTDGLGRLDAGLFFLAYQKDMRKGFIPVQRSLATDALNEYIQHVGSAVFAVPPGVRDGSDWWGRGLFEQKHKEA from the coding sequence ATGCACACGCACCACGAGGAGAGGGCCGCCATGGCGGACGACGAGACCTCCAACTCCCCTTCCCCTTCCCGGCGTTCCCTGCTCACCGTCGGCGGCGCCGGGCTCGCGCTCGGCGCCGCGGCCGCGGGCGGCGCCGTCGCCCTGGCCCGGTCCGACGACGGCTCGGACATGCAGCCCGCCGGCGAGGCGGGCGGCGCGGTGCCGTTCCACGGCGCGCACCAGGCCGGGATCGCCACGGCGGTGCAGGACCGGCTGCACTTCGCGGCGTTCGACGTGAAGACGGCCGACCGCGAGGAGTTCGTGCAGCTCCTGAAGGACTGGACGAAGGCCGCCGCGCGGATGACCGAGGGGCACACCGTCGGCGAGGGCGCGTACGGCGGGCTCGTCGAGGCGCCGCCGGACGACACGGGCGAGGCGCTGGGACTTCAGCCGTCCCGGCTCACGCTGACGATCGGCTTCGGCCCCTCCCTCTTCGAGAAGCACGGGAAGGCCCTCGGCATCGCCGACAGGCGCCCGGAGGCGCTCGTCGACCTGCCGAAGTTCCCCGGCGAGAACCTGGAGAGGACCCGCAGCGGCGGCGATCTGTGCGTCCAGGCCTGCGCCGACGACCCGCAGGTCGCCGTGCACGCCATCCGCAATCTCGCCCGGATCGGCATGGGCAAGGTCGCCATCCGCTGGTCGCAGCTCGGCTTCGGCAAGACGTCGTCGACGACGCCGGACGCGCAGACCCCTCGTAACCTGATGGGCTTCAAGGACGGCACCCGCAATATCGCGGGCACCGAGAAGGGCCGCCTCGCCAAGCATGTGTGGGTGGACTCTCCGGGCGACGGCGCCGGCTGGATGAAGGGCGGCTCGTATCTGGTCGCCCGCCGGATCCGGATGAACGTCGAGACCTGGGACCGTACGTCGCTTCAGGAGCAGGAGGACGTGTTCGGCCGGGACAAGGGTGTGGGCGCTCCGGTCGGCAAGGCGAAGGAGCGCGACGAGCCGTTCCTGAAGGCGATGAAGCCGGACGCGCACGTGCGGCTCGCGCACCCCGACTCCAACCACGGGGCGACGCTGCTGCGCCGCGGCTACTCGTTCACCGACGGCACGGACGGCCTCGGCCGGCTCGACGCGGGCCTGTTCTTCCTCGCGTACCAGAAGGACATGCGCAAGGGGTTCATCCCGGTGCAGCGCAGCCTCGCGACCGACGCGCTCAACGAGTACATCCAGCACGTCGGTTCGGCGGTGTTCGCGGTGCCGCCGGGAGTGCGGGACGGCAGTGACTGGTGGGGCCGCGGCCTCTTCGAGCAGAAGCACAAGGAGGCGTGA
- the efeU gene encoding iron uptake transporter permease EfeU: protein MFANYLIGLREGLEASLIVCILVAYLVKTERRDALKPVWAGIGAAVLVSLAFGAGLEFGSQELTFKAQEALGGSLSIIAVGLVTWMVFWMRRTARHLKTELHGKLDSALQMGTVALVVTAFLAVGREGLETSLFVWTAVHATSNGTTDPVIGALLGLATAVFLGWLFYRGALRINLAKFFTWTGAMLVVVAAGVLAYGFHDLQEAGFVGGLNNLAFDISSTIAPDGWLGTLLKGVFNFQPDPTVLQVTVWFVYLVPTLALFFAPPGLFSRRVAAVRASSSR, encoded by the coding sequence ATGTTCGCGAACTATCTGATCGGGCTGCGTGAAGGGCTCGAAGCCAGCCTCATCGTGTGCATCCTCGTCGCGTACCTGGTGAAGACGGAGCGCAGGGACGCCCTGAAGCCGGTGTGGGCGGGGATCGGGGCCGCCGTCCTCGTGTCGCTCGCCTTCGGCGCGGGCCTGGAGTTCGGCTCGCAGGAGCTGACGTTCAAGGCGCAGGAGGCGCTCGGCGGTTCGCTGTCGATCATCGCCGTGGGCCTGGTGACGTGGATGGTGTTCTGGATGCGGCGCACGGCCCGGCACCTGAAGACGGAGCTGCACGGAAAGCTCGACAGCGCCCTGCAGATGGGCACGGTGGCGCTGGTCGTGACGGCGTTCCTCGCGGTGGGCCGCGAGGGCCTTGAGACGTCGCTGTTCGTGTGGACGGCGGTGCACGCCACCAGCAACGGCACGACGGACCCGGTGATCGGCGCGCTGCTCGGGCTCGCCACGGCGGTGTTCCTCGGCTGGCTGTTCTACCGGGGCGCGCTCCGCATCAACCTGGCGAAGTTCTTCACGTGGACCGGCGCGATGCTTGTCGTCGTGGCGGCGGGCGTCCTCGCGTACGGCTTCCACGATCTCCAGGAGGCCGGATTCGTCGGCGGCCTCAACAACCTGGCGTTCGACATCAGTTCCACGATCGCGCCCGACGGCTGGCTCGGCACGCTCCTGAAGGGCGTCTTCAACTTCCAGCCCGACCCGACGGTTCTTCAGGTAACCGTCTGGTTCGTCTACCTTGTCCCCACTCTCGCCCTGTTCTTCGCGCCTCCCGGACTGTTTTCCCGCAGGGTCGCGGCAGTGCGGGCCTCCTCTTCCCGGTAG
- a CDS encoding serine hydrolase domain-containing protein: MNAPRLRHDTPERAGLDGEQLAGLLSDVRRLPEGARPWCAGVVVLAGRGPVIAAEAAHGWAARYASYDEATDTGIELPPEARVPMTVDTPFDLASLTKLFTSIAAVQQIERGRLGIDAKVGAYVPEFKAAARGAITVRQLLTHTSGLRPELPLYDAPDAAARLALLRAEAPSSPPGDYLYSDLNMLLLQHVLERVTDHPLDVLIREGITRPLGMTATSYGPCPGAAATEDQRRPWAKAERGMVRGEVHDENAWALGGVAGHAGLFSTAYDLAVLCRTLLTGGSYGTARILGPDFVDLMLTPPGLGFRLDQSWFMGELAGRGAAGHTGFTGTSLVIDPATDTFLVLLANTVHPRRRGPANGPRVAAANRLARAVV, from the coding sequence CTGAACGCGCCGAGACTGCGCCACGACACCCCCGAGCGGGCGGGGCTCGACGGGGAGCAGCTCGCCGGGCTCCTCTCCGATGTGCGCCGGCTGCCCGAGGGCGCCCGGCCCTGGTGCGCCGGGGTCGTCGTGCTCGCGGGGCGCGGCCCGGTGATCGCGGCGGAGGCGGCGCACGGCTGGGCGGCGCGCTACGCGTCGTACGACGAGGCGACGGACACCGGCATCGAGCTGCCGCCCGAGGCCCGCGTCCCGATGACGGTGGACACCCCCTTCGACCTGGCCTCGCTCACCAAGCTCTTCACCTCGATCGCCGCCGTGCAGCAGATCGAGCGCGGCAGACTCGGCATCGACGCGAAGGTCGGCGCGTACGTCCCCGAGTTCAAGGCCGCCGCCAGGGGCGCCATCACAGTCCGCCAGCTCCTCACCCACACCTCGGGCCTGCGCCCCGAACTCCCGCTGTACGACGCCCCGGACGCCGCTGCGCGGCTGGCCCTGCTGCGCGCGGAGGCACCGTCCTCACCACCGGGCGACTACCTCTACTCCGACCTGAACATGCTGCTCCTCCAGCACGTCCTCGAACGCGTCACGGACCACCCCCTCGACGTCCTGATCCGCGAGGGCATCACCCGCCCCCTCGGCATGACCGCCACGTCGTACGGGCCGTGCCCGGGCGCCGCCGCCACCGAGGACCAGCGCCGCCCCTGGGCGAAGGCGGAGCGGGGCATGGTGCGCGGCGAGGTGCACGACGAGAACGCCTGGGCGCTCGGCGGCGTGGCCGGTCACGCGGGCCTCTTCTCCACGGCGTACGACCTGGCCGTCCTCTGCCGCACCCTCCTGACCGGCGGCTCCTACGGCACGGCCCGCATCCTCGGCCCCGACTTCGTCGACCTGATGCTGACCCCGCCCGGCCTCGGCTTCCGCCTCGACCAGTCGTGGTTCATGGGCGAACTGGCGGGGCGCGGCGCGGCGGGCCACACCGGTTTCACGGGCACGTCGCTGGTGATCGACCCGGCGACCGACACGTTCCTGGTCCTGCTCGCCAACACCGTGCACCCCCGCCGCCGCGGTCCCGCCAACGGCCCACGGGTGGCGGCGGCGAACCGGCTGGCGCGGGCCGTGGTCTGA
- a CDS encoding TetR/AcrR family transcriptional regulator yields the protein MSDTKSQSAKKAVPDATRRSERSRRAIYDAALALVGEIGYPRTTIEGIAARAGVGKQTIYRWWGSKAEVLMEAFIDLGERNQEAAAEKHPDYPLDFDSLPDTGDIEADLKLVLRATVDELKDPRFEAPARALAAEGLANRDFAEDFVAKLLMPGLDLYAARLRAAQEAGQIRAGVDPLVARDLFSGPLAQRWLQNTGPLDHAYADTIVEYALYGIGPRN from the coding sequence ATGTCAGACACGAAGAGCCAGTCGGCGAAGAAGGCCGTCCCCGACGCCACCCGCCGCAGCGAACGTTCCCGCCGCGCGATCTACGACGCCGCCCTCGCCCTCGTAGGAGAGATCGGCTACCCGCGCACCACCATCGAGGGCATCGCCGCCCGCGCCGGTGTCGGCAAGCAGACGATCTACCGGTGGTGGGGCTCGAAGGCCGAGGTCCTGATGGAGGCCTTCATCGACCTCGGCGAGCGCAACCAGGAAGCCGCCGCCGAGAAGCACCCGGACTACCCGCTCGACTTCGACTCCCTGCCCGACACCGGCGACATCGAGGCAGACCTCAAGCTGGTGCTGCGCGCCACCGTCGACGAGCTCAAGGACCCCCGCTTCGAGGCCCCGGCCCGCGCGCTCGCCGCCGAGGGACTCGCCAACCGCGACTTCGCCGAGGATTTCGTCGCCAAGCTCCTCATGCCCGGACTCGACCTGTACGCGGCCAGGCTGCGCGCCGCGCAGGAGGCCGGCCAGATCCGCGCCGGGGTCGACCCACTGGTCGCCCGCGACCTCTTCTCCGGCCCGCTCGCCCAGCGCTGGCTGCAGAACACCGGCCCGCTGGACCACGCGTACGCGGACACGATCGTCGAGTACGCCCTCTACGGCATCGGCCCCCGCAACTAG
- the ddaH gene encoding dimethylargininase, with amino-acid sequence MRNPSLVERRATPRRYLMCPPAHFKVTYSINPWMDPTKPVDVPLAVAQWEVLRDRYRGLGHTVELLDPRPGLPDMVFAANGATVVDGRVLGARFAHREREAEAAAHLEWFRAHGYAEVHEPVHVNEGEGDFAVTASYVLAGRGFRASPLSHGEAQEVFGRPVIGLDLVDPRFYHLDTALAVLDDADDSVMYYPAAFSPGSRAVLRRMFPDALIASEEDAGAFGLNAVSDGRNVVLPQGAVGLFGPLRERGFVPVGVDLGELLKGGGSVKCCTLELR; translated from the coding sequence TTGCGTAATCCGAGCCTTGTCGAACGTCGCGCCACACCCCGGCGCTATCTCATGTGCCCACCGGCACACTTCAAGGTCACGTACTCGATCAACCCGTGGATGGACCCGACGAAACCCGTCGACGTCCCGCTCGCGGTCGCCCAGTGGGAGGTCCTGCGGGATCGCTACCGCGGGCTCGGTCACACCGTGGAACTGCTCGACCCGCGCCCCGGCCTCCCGGACATGGTGTTCGCGGCGAACGGCGCGACCGTGGTGGACGGCCGGGTGCTCGGCGCCCGATTCGCGCACCGGGAACGGGAGGCCGAGGCCGCCGCGCACCTGGAGTGGTTCCGGGCGCACGGCTACGCCGAGGTCCACGAGCCCGTCCACGTCAACGAGGGCGAGGGCGACTTCGCCGTCACCGCCTCGTACGTACTCGCGGGGCGGGGCTTCCGGGCCTCGCCGCTGTCGCACGGGGAGGCGCAGGAGGTGTTCGGGCGGCCGGTGATCGGGCTCGATCTGGTGGACCCGCGCTTCTATCACCTGGATACGGCGCTCGCGGTCCTGGACGACGCGGACGACTCCGTCATGTACTACCCGGCGGCGTTCTCGCCCGGGAGCCGGGCGGTGCTGCGGCGGATGTTCCCCGACGCGCTGATCGCCTCCGAGGAGGATGCGGGGGCCTTCGGCCTCAACGCGGTGTCGGACGGCCGGAACGTGGTGCTGCCGCAGGGGGCGGTGGGGTTGTTCGGGCCGCTGCGGGAGCGGGGGTTTGTGCCGGTGGGGGTGGATCTCGGCGAGTTGTTGAAGGGGGGTGGGTCGGTGAAGTGCTGCACGCTTGAGCTGCGCTGA
- the efeO gene encoding iron uptake system protein EfeO yields the protein MRAARLTVSTAVAAVAVLTAVTGCTQKSDAKGAGSGSIKVTADDDSCKVSKKQFPAGHVELAVENKGSRVTEVEILFPDDRIVSERENIGPGTRHSLTAEVKSGDYRIACIPGMKGKGHRQDVKVTGGKSTAKRDPRLDDAVAAYRQYTQTQADETLPKVKTFTDAVRDGDLKAAKKAYAPSRIGWERTEPVAESFGDIDPKVDVRADGLEEGQKWTGWHRLEKALWKDKKIGKTEKGLADRLDKDLEDWQQRVGKAEITPTSMANGAKELLDEVATGKVTGEEERYSHTDLVDFKANVEGAEKAYELLKPVASKNDAALTKELDKQFAALDTLLDKYREDKSSYEFTSYDKVGKAEQKELSDAVNALAEPLSKLAAAVVK from the coding sequence ATGCGCGCCGCCCGACTCACCGTTTCCACTGCCGTCGCCGCGGTCGCCGTTCTGACCGCCGTCACGGGCTGCACCCAGAAAAGCGACGCCAAGGGCGCCGGTTCCGGTTCGATCAAGGTGACCGCCGACGACGACAGCTGCAAGGTCTCGAAGAAGCAGTTCCCGGCGGGGCACGTGGAGTTGGCGGTCGAGAACAAGGGGTCCCGGGTCACCGAGGTCGAGATCCTCTTCCCGGACGACCGGATCGTCTCCGAGCGCGAGAACATCGGCCCCGGCACCAGGCACAGCCTCACCGCCGAGGTGAAGAGCGGCGACTACCGCATCGCCTGCATCCCGGGCATGAAGGGCAAGGGCCACCGCCAGGACGTCAAGGTGACCGGCGGGAAGAGCACGGCGAAGCGGGACCCGCGGCTCGACGACGCCGTCGCCGCCTACCGCCAGTACACCCAGACGCAGGCCGACGAGACGCTGCCGAAGGTGAAGACGTTCACCGACGCCGTCCGCGACGGCGACCTGAAGGCGGCCAAGAAGGCGTACGCCCCCTCCCGTATCGGCTGGGAGCGCACCGAGCCGGTCGCCGAGTCCTTCGGTGACATCGACCCGAAGGTCGACGTGCGGGCCGACGGCCTCGAAGAGGGCCAGAAGTGGACCGGCTGGCACCGCCTGGAGAAGGCGCTGTGGAAGGACAAGAAGATCGGCAAGACCGAGAAGGGGCTCGCCGACCGGCTCGACAAGGACCTCGAGGACTGGCAGCAGCGCGTCGGCAAGGCGGAGATCACGCCCACCTCCATGGCCAACGGCGCCAAGGAGCTGCTCGACGAGGTCGCCACCGGCAAGGTCACCGGCGAGGAGGAGCGCTACTCGCACACCGACCTCGTCGACTTCAAGGCCAACGTCGAGGGCGCCGAGAAGGCGTACGAGCTGCTCAAGCCGGTCGCGTCGAAGAACGACGCCGCACTGACCAAGGAGCTGGACAAGCAGTTCGCCGCGCTCGACACGCTGCTCGACAAGTACCGCGAGGACAAGAGCAGTTACGAGTTCACGTCCTACGACAAGGTCGGCAAGGCGGAGCAGAAGGAGCTGTCCGACGCGGTCAACGCGCTGGCGGAGCCGCTGTCCAAGCTGGCCGCCGCGGTCGTCAAGTAG
- a CDS encoding DUF6243 family protein, producing the protein MTRGGAGGMLGVGGARSNMSRKAMRGGGRGGRVGGGGTDPVAQKRELLRRLQEKNGTHDAS; encoded by the coding sequence ATGACCCGAGGTGGAGCAGGCGGCATGCTGGGCGTCGGTGGCGCCCGCAGCAACATGTCCCGCAAGGCGATGCGCGGCGGCGGCCGTGGTGGCCGCGTCGGCGGCGGAGGCACCGACCCCGTGGCGCAGAAGCGTGAACTCCTGCGCAGGCTGCAGGAGAAGAACGGCACGCACGACGCGTCGTGA
- a CDS encoding bifunctional DNA primase/polymerase, producing MGAEQGRRFGGRSGTEGRTTGGLIARWLRGARGPKDTAAADAAREDLLFAAAAAGLPLAPAAYPSDYRCSCNRVGCPTPGRHPVSFAWQTQSTTDRAQIERWARHQPQANFITATGMVHDVLDVPLDAGHEALERLLAAGIEVGPVAESGGDRMLFFTATRGTPDEEDEWWPCELDCHPETMDEHPGLRWHCRGSYVLVPPARLPGEREVFWVRGLEHPLPDPLTLLETLTDACARYVGAEEPDYTSAWP from the coding sequence ATGGGCGCGGAGCAGGGCCGCCGATTCGGCGGGCGGAGCGGTACCGAGGGGCGCACGACGGGCGGCCTCATCGCACGGTGGCTGAGGGGCGCGCGCGGCCCGAAGGACACCGCGGCCGCCGATGCGGCCCGCGAGGACCTGCTCTTCGCCGCTGCCGCCGCCGGACTGCCGCTGGCCCCGGCCGCGTACCCTTCCGACTACCGATGTTCGTGCAATCGCGTCGGCTGTCCGACCCCCGGCAGGCACCCCGTCTCCTTCGCCTGGCAGACCCAGTCCACGACGGACCGCGCGCAGATCGAGCGCTGGGCGAGGCATCAGCCGCAGGCCAATTTCATCACCGCGACCGGCATGGTCCACGACGTCCTCGACGTTCCGCTGGACGCCGGGCACGAGGCGCTGGAGCGGCTCCTTGCCGCCGGGATCGAGGTCGGGCCCGTCGCCGAGTCCGGCGGTGACCGCATGCTCTTCTTCACGGCGACGCGCGGGACGCCGGACGAGGAGGACGAGTGGTGGCCCTGCGAGCTGGACTGCCATCCCGAGACCATGGACGAGCATCCCGGGCTGCGGTGGCACTGCCGTGGGTCGTACGTTCTGGTGCCGCCGGCGCGGTTGCCCGGTGAGCGGGAGGTGTTCTGGGTGCGGGGTCTGGAGCATCCGCTTCCGGATCCGTTGACGTTGTTGGAAACGTTGACGGATGCGTGTGCGCGGTATGTGGGGGCGGAGGAGCCGGACTACACGTCGGCGTGGCCGTGA
- a CDS encoding small ribosomal subunit Rsm22 family protein — protein MNAPLQSASDTLRSTLAALLDGLPPTQAAKAVERLIANYRGTTPTDAPILRERADVVAYAAYRMPATFEAVRSALDALDAAADWRPAGHLDIGGGTGAAVWAAQDVWPGERATTVVDWSQPALDLGRELASTQGELADSVRWERGRIGAHDTPEADLVTVSYVLKELTEADRAVVVDAAARAATGAVVIIEPGTPDGYARVIEARDRLIAAGFQVAAPCPHSAACPIVPGTDWCHFSARVARSSLHRQVKGGSLAYEDEKFAYVAATRFDPTPAEARVIRKPQTRKGQVLLDLCESKGGLTRTTVTKKHGTAYREARNVEWGDEWPRPN, from the coding sequence GTGAACGCCCCGCTCCAGTCGGCCTCCGACACCCTCCGGTCCACCCTCGCCGCACTCCTCGACGGCCTCCCGCCCACGCAGGCGGCGAAGGCCGTCGAGCGGCTCATCGCGAACTACCGGGGGACCACCCCGACCGACGCCCCGATCCTGCGCGAGCGGGCCGACGTCGTGGCGTACGCGGCGTACCGGATGCCGGCCACGTTCGAGGCGGTGCGCTCCGCGCTCGACGCGCTGGACGCCGCGGCCGACTGGCGGCCCGCCGGGCACCTGGACATCGGGGGCGGCACGGGCGCGGCCGTGTGGGCGGCGCAGGACGTGTGGCCGGGGGAGCGGGCCACGACGGTCGTCGACTGGTCACAGCCCGCACTCGACCTCGGCCGCGAACTGGCCTCCACCCAGGGCGAGTTGGCGGACTCCGTACGCTGGGAGCGGGGGCGGATCGGCGCGCACGACACCCCCGAGGCCGACCTCGTCACCGTCTCGTACGTGCTCAAGGAGCTGACCGAGGCCGACCGGGCGGTCGTCGTCGACGCCGCCGCGCGGGCCGCCACCGGCGCCGTGGTGATCATCGAACCCGGCACCCCGGACGGCTACGCCCGCGTCATCGAGGCCCGGGACCGGCTCATCGCCGCCGGATTCCAGGTGGCCGCGCCCTGCCCGCACAGCGCCGCCTGCCCCATCGTGCCCGGCACGGACTGGTGCCACTTCTCGGCCCGGGTCGCCCGCTCCTCCCTCCACCGCCAGGTCAAGGGTGGCTCCCTCGCGTACGAGGACGAGAAGTTCGCCTACGTCGCCGCGACCCGCTTCGACCCGACACCCGCCGAGGCCCGCGTGATCCGCAAGCCCCAGACCCGCAAGGGCCAGGTCCTCCTCGACCTCTGCGAGTCGAAGGGGGGCCTGACCCGGACCACGGTGACGAAGAAGCACGGCACCGCTTACCGCGAGGCCCGGAACGTGGAGTGGGGAGACGAGTGGCCTCGGCCTAATTAA